A region of the Paracoccaceae bacterium genome:
GGATCGCATTGGTGGCATAGCCAAGCTGCGTGCGGGGGTCGACGTCGGGCGTCAGGAAGCCGTTGATGCGGCGGGCGAAATGCTCTGACATGTTGAAGGCGGCGAAACCGCCCGCAGCCACGAGGCCGATCACGACGACGATCAGGACCATCGGGGCCCCGCCAACGAAATAGACCACGCCCCAGCCGAACAGCACCAGGGCCGCCTGTCCGAAGTCGGGCTGTATCGCCAGCAGCGCCACGATGCACAGCGTGACCGCGAATGACCATGTGCGCCCGGCGGGCCCCGTGGGTTCGTGGCTGGCGGCGATGAGCCAGGCGGTCAGCACGACGAAGCCGGGTTTCAGGAATTCCGAAGGCTGGACCGAGGCGAAGCCGAGGCTGAACCACCGCACCGCCCCCTTGCCGAAATCGGTGCCGAGGAACGGCAGCGCGGCCAGCGCGGCAAAGGCGCCGAGGAACAGCAGCACCCCCATCCGGCGCACCATCGCGGGCGGCGCCATCGAGATCAGCACCATGACCGCAAGCGCCACGCCGCCGAAGAACGCCTGCCGCTGGACGTAGTAGAAGGCATCGAGGCCGTTGCGCTGCGCCAGCGGCACCGAGGCCGCAAGCCCCAGCAGGATGCCGATGGCGAACAGCGCGAAGACCGCCATCATCGTCCAGCGGTCGATCGTGCGCCACCAACGGGGAAGCACCGGCTCGACCACCCGTGAGGGCATCGAGCCATAGACCATCTCAGTCATGGAAACCGCCTGCCTTGCCTGTCCTGCCCGAATGCCCGGGTTCGCCCCGGGTCTGCGGGTCAGACTAGCGAAGAACGCCGTGTCAGGCCAGCAAAAACGCGGCGAAAGGGGGCTGTTTGCCGATGTGATTCCGTTATATAAGTGATTCGTTATTTAATGGACCCGTGATGGAAAACCCCGAAACCGTGCTGCACCGGTGGGCCGACCGCACGCGCCGCGACGCGCGCGACCTGATTCTGGCCGATCACCTGCCCGATGCCCGCATCTTCGACGTGCTGGGCCCCGTGGAACACGCCACGCCCGCCGCCTATGCGGCCACCTGGGACGACTGGATGCCGGACACCGCGGGCGATGCGGTCTTTGACTTCGAGGACCTGCGGGTGACCGAGGCGGAGGGCCTGGCCTTCGCGCATGCGCTGATCCGCTGCGGCGGCACGACGCCGGACGGGCGGGAATTCCGCGACCTTGTGCGCGCGACCTTCGGGCTGGTGCGGGGGCCCGAGGGATGGCGCATCGCGCACCACCACATCTCGAAACCGCAATGACGGACAACCGGGCACCCGACCTGGACGCGGCCTTTGCCGCCCTGGCCGATCCGACGCGCCGGGCCATACTGGCCCGTCTGGTGCAGGGCGAGGCGACGGTGCAGGATCTGGCGCGCCCCTTCGCGATCAGCCAGCCCGCGGTGTCGCGCCACCTGAAGGTGCTGGAGGACGCGGGGCTGATCGAGACGCGGGTGGCGGGCACCGCCCGTCCCCGGCGGCTGAACCCCGAAGCGGTGGCGGCGCTGTGGGACTGGCTGGGGCAGTACCGCGCCCTGTGGGAGGCGCGCTATGCGCGGCTGGATGCCGTGCTGGCCGAGATGCAGGATCAACCGGAAAGGGAACCCGGACATGACGACCAGACTGACACTTGAAACCAGGGGCGACACGCAGGTCATCGTCACGCGCCGCTTTGCGGCACCGCCCGCCACGGTGTTCCGTGCCCATGTCGACCCGCTGATCATGCCGCGGTGGCTGACCGGGCCGGATGGCTGGGTGATGCGGGTCTGCATCAGCGAACCGCGCCCGGGCGGCCGCATCCGCTGCGAATGGGTCGATGCCGAGGGGCAGAACGGGTTTCACCTGACCGGCGAGTATCACGAGATCGACGAGGGCAGCCGCATCCTGCATGTCGAGCGCATGCACCTGCCCGACCCGACGCCCGACAACCGCGTGGAGACCCTGTTCCGGCCCGATGCCGGCGGCACGCTGATGGTGATGACGATGACCGTGGCCGATGCCGCATCGCGTGCCGCGATGCTGGAGACCGGAATGGCGGAAGGGATGGAGGCCAGCTATCAGCGGCTGGAGGGCCTGCCGGGCTATCGCGATGCCTGACTTCCGCCTGTTCGCCGAGGGGGCGCGGTCGCTGGTGATCACCCGGCACCTTGCCGCCCAGCCCGATCTGGTGCAGCGGGCGCATCTGGACCCGCTGCTGGTGCCCCGCTGGATGGGCGGGGGTGACCATCCGATGACCGAGTGCCGGATCGACCCGCGGCCGGGCGGGCGGTTCCGGCAGGTCTGGACCGGGCCGGATGGCGGGACCTTCGCGGTCGAGGGCACCTTTCTGGCCATCGCACCCGGCCGGATCGAGCATGTCGAACTGTTCGATCCCGACTGGACCGGCGGCGAGACCCGGGTGGTGACCACCTTCGCGGCGGTGCCGGGGGGCACGGCGCTGCGGATGGAGGTGGTCTATTCCAGCCCCGAGGCCCGCGACGGCGCCGCCGCCTCGGGCATGGCGGCGGGGATGGAAGCGGCCTATGATCGGCTTGACCCGATCCTGTGACCGCCGCGAGGGATGCCATGAC
Encoded here:
- a CDS encoding cell division protein FtsW, encoding MTEMVYGSMPSRVVEPVLPRWWRTIDRWTMMAVFALFAIGILLGLAASVPLAQRNGLDAFYYVQRQAFFGGVALAVMVLISMAPPAMVRRMGVLLFLGAFAALAALPFLGTDFGKGAVRWFSLGFASVQPSEFLKPGFVVLTAWLIAASHEPTGPAGRTWSFAVTLCIVALLAIQPDFGQAALVLFGWGVVYFVGGAPMVLIVVVIGLVAAGGFAAFNMSEHFARRINGFLTPDVDPRTQLGYATNAIQEGGFFGVGVGEGQVKWSLPDAHTDFIIAVAAEEYGLLLVLFIILLYATVVARSLWRLVRERDPFIRLAGAGLACIFGVQAMINMGVAVRLLPAKGMTLPFVSYGGSSVIAAGITLGFLLALTRTRPQGEIGDIFHRRGA
- a CDS encoding nuclear transport factor 2 family protein; its protein translation is MENPETVLHRWADRTRRDARDLILADHLPDARIFDVLGPVEHATPAAYAATWDDWMPDTAGDAVFDFEDLRVTEAEGLAFAHALIRCGGTTPDGREFRDLVRATFGLVRGPEGWRIAHHHISKPQ
- a CDS encoding winged helix-turn-helix transcriptional regulator, whose amino-acid sequence is MTDNRAPDLDAAFAALADPTRRAILARLVQGEATVQDLARPFAISQPAVSRHLKVLEDAGLIETRVAGTARPRRLNPEAVAALWDWLGQYRALWEARYARLDAVLAEMQDQPEREPGHDDQTDT
- a CDS encoding SRPBCC domain-containing protein — translated: MTTRLTLETRGDTQVIVTRRFAAPPATVFRAHVDPLIMPRWLTGPDGWVMRVCISEPRPGGRIRCEWVDAEGQNGFHLTGEYHEIDEGSRILHVERMHLPDPTPDNRVETLFRPDAGGTLMVMTMTVADAASRAAMLETGMAEGMEASYQRLEGLPGYRDA
- a CDS encoding SRPBCC domain-containing protein; the encoded protein is MPDFRLFAEGARSLVITRHLAAQPDLVQRAHLDPLLVPRWMGGGDHPMTECRIDPRPGGRFRQVWTGPDGGTFAVEGTFLAIAPGRIEHVELFDPDWTGGETRVVTTFAAVPGGTALRMEVVYSSPEARDGAAASGMAAGMEAAYDRLDPIL